Genomic DNA from Chloroflexota bacterium:
GGCCAAAGGTTATTCCGACGACTGGATCGAGAAACGGATGCGCGGTATCGCCGTCCGGGATAAACTTACGGATGAATGGAAAAAGAGGGATGTGAAGCAGGAGCGGGAACATGAGATTCTCACGGCGGAGATTGCAGAAGCGGCGTTCGGCGTTACACCCGGCGAGCATAAGCAGTTGAAGGGGCTGAAACGGGAAAACCTGCGGGACCAGATGACCGATCTGGAACTGATCTTCTCGATGCTTGGCGAGGCGGCAACCACCGAAATCACAAAGGTTGATGACGCGCAGGGCTTCGATGAAAGCAAAGTTGCTGCACGCAAAGGCGGAGAGGTCGCTGGAACGGCGCGAAAAGACCTGGAAAAGAAAACCGGCAAGCGGGTCGTCTCACCGGAAAATTACCTGAACGAGCCGGAGAGCAGGAAACGATTGAAATCGTAGAAATAACCAGGAGGCATTCACATGGCCAACAAAGCTCAGAAAACCGAGCATTCCGGCCCGAAGAAAGGGTCTGGCGCTTA
This window encodes:
- a CDS encoding Bro-N domain-containing protein, producing the protein METKVALLRGSGIRKTFHNNEWWFVIDDVVGVLTDSTDPSGYIKDMRRHDRELSKGWGQIATPLWIEAEGGKQKIDCANTEGIFRIIQSIPSPKAEPFKRWQARVGYERVQEIEDPELTTKRTRAIYKAKGYSDDWIEKRMRGIAVRDKLTDEWKKRDVKQEREHEILTAEIAEAAFGVTPGEHKQLKGLKRENLRDQMTDLELIFSMLGEAATTEITKVDDAQGFDESKVAARKGGEVAGTARKDLEKKTGKRVVSPENYLNEPESRKRLKS